From the Anolis sagrei isolate rAnoSag1 chromosome 12, rAnoSag1.mat, whole genome shotgun sequence genome, one window contains:
- the LOC137094750 gene encoding acyl-coenzyme A thioesterase THEM4-like isoform X1, producing MDLKALSLRQTMLRNIYHLRKGLNRWTIPRYDLHPSPADGFLKSISIPPVQKTLALSPCPLQVRLCHSEKQKDYSLPNSSWSPEMMDQYNKLTEMTKDGTWQRLTSYRNTLGHAPEKLLQKYNLKKDKSARLFLRNLDEEGKGFEYAMFVNKREKQLAGVFQFGPYLEGPPGCAHGGSIATVLDTILGVLAMSVACRVMTANLSINYKSPVPLGSVVIATSKLDRMEGRKVFLSGAMQSANRKTLHAEAAGLFIQLQKAPGDDGPSFL from the exons ATGGATCTGAAGGCACTTTCCTTGAGACAAACCATGTTGAGGAACATCTACCATCTGCGGAAAGGACTTAATAGATGGACGATCCCAAGATACGATCTGCATCCATCACCTGCTGATGGATTCCTCAAAAGCATCTCCATCCCACCTGTGCAAAAGACTTTG GCCTTGTCCCCCTGCCCCTTGCAGGTCCGCCTCTGTCATTCTGAAAAGCAGAAGGACTATTCCCTCCCGAACTCAAGCTGGAGCCCAGAAATGATGGATCAGTACAATAAGCTCACAGAGATGACGAAAGACGGGACGTGGCAACGGCTGACGTCTTACCGAAATACTTTGGGACACGCTCCAG AGAAGCTGCTACAGAAATACAACTTGAAGAAGGACAAAAGCGCCCGCCTGTTCCTCAGGAACCTCGACGAAGAAGGCAAGGGCTTTGAATACGCCATGTTCGTGAACAAGCGGGAGAAACAACTGGCTGGGGTCTTCCAGTTTGGTCCTTATCTCGAGGGACCCCCAGG TTGCGCGCACGGCGGTTCCATCGCCACGGTTCTGGACACTATCCTCGGGGTTTTGGCGATGTCTGTCGCTTGCCGGGTGATGACTGCTAACCTCAGCATTAACTACAAAAG tcCCGTCCCTCTGGGTTCGGTGGTAATAGCAACCAGCAAATTGGACCGAATGGAAGGTAGGAAGGTGTTTCTGAGCGGAGCCATGCAGAGCGCCAACAGGAAGACGCTCCACGCAGAGGCCGCAG GTCTGTTTATCCAACTGCAGAAGGCTCCTGGGGATGATGGGCCTTCTTTTCTTTGA
- the LOC137094750 gene encoding acyl-coenzyme A thioesterase THEM4-like isoform X2 has product MDLKALSLRQTMLRNIYHLRKGLNRWTIPRYDLHPSPADGFLKSISIPPVQKTLVRLCHSEKQKDYSLPNSSWSPEMMDQYNKLTEMTKDGTWQRLTSYRNTLGHAPEKLLQKYNLKKDKSARLFLRNLDEEGKGFEYAMFVNKREKQLAGVFQFGPYLEGPPGCAHGGSIATVLDTILGVLAMSVACRVMTANLSINYKSPVPLGSVVIATSKLDRMEGRKVFLSGAMQSANRKTLHAEAAGLFIQLQKAPGDDGPSFL; this is encoded by the exons ATGGATCTGAAGGCACTTTCCTTGAGACAAACCATGTTGAGGAACATCTACCATCTGCGGAAAGGACTTAATAGATGGACGATCCCAAGATACGATCTGCATCCATCACCTGCTGATGGATTCCTCAAAAGCATCTCCATCCCACCTGTGCAAAAGACTTTG GTCCGCCTCTGTCATTCTGAAAAGCAGAAGGACTATTCCCTCCCGAACTCAAGCTGGAGCCCAGAAATGATGGATCAGTACAATAAGCTCACAGAGATGACGAAAGACGGGACGTGGCAACGGCTGACGTCTTACCGAAATACTTTGGGACACGCTCCAG AGAAGCTGCTACAGAAATACAACTTGAAGAAGGACAAAAGCGCCCGCCTGTTCCTCAGGAACCTCGACGAAGAAGGCAAGGGCTTTGAATACGCCATGTTCGTGAACAAGCGGGAGAAACAACTGGCTGGGGTCTTCCAGTTTGGTCCTTATCTCGAGGGACCCCCAGG TTGCGCGCACGGCGGTTCCATCGCCACGGTTCTGGACACTATCCTCGGGGTTTTGGCGATGTCTGTCGCTTGCCGGGTGATGACTGCTAACCTCAGCATTAACTACAAAAG tcCCGTCCCTCTGGGTTCGGTGGTAATAGCAACCAGCAAATTGGACCGAATGGAAGGTAGGAAGGTGTTTCTGAGCGGAGCCATGCAGAGCGCCAACAGGAAGACGCTCCACGCAGAGGCCGCAG GTCTGTTTATCCAACTGCAGAAGGCTCCTGGGGATGATGGGCCTTCTTTTCTTTGA